In Methanofollis aquaemaris, the genomic window CTGAGAACCGGTGAGACAATGCGCCGCGCATCTCTCGGCCTCCTCCTCATCCCGCTCGTCGCCCTCGCCGCCGGGGCCGTCCTCGGGGAAGAGATCGAACTCACCGGCACCGCCCCGGCAGGAGAAACCATCTACCTCTTCTTCACCGGCCCAAACCTCCCTGCCGGAGGAGTCGACCTGGTCGACGCCGCCGCCGTCGAGACCGGCGACCCCGACACCTTCACCACCGTCACCGTCGGCGACGACGGCGGATGGCGGTACCGCTGGAAGACCACCGGCCTCGGGATCGACCCCGGCACCTACACCATCTACGCCTCCGACCGACCGACCGCACGAGACGACCTCCGGACAGACGATGCCGTCTACTCCACCCTCGCCGTCACCCTCCGACGCCCCGCACTCATCGTGGAGACCGGAGAAGAAGAGACACCCGAGACCGAAGAACAAGAGAGCCCCGCCACCCGCGCGGCCACCTCGGCCACCATCGCCGCGGCCGCCCTCGCCCTCCTCGTCAGGCGGCCCACCTGATCAATCGTACTTCCCCTTCACCCCGGCCCACCCCGTATAGCCGCAGTAAATGCACCCCGTCCCATCGCACCGCTCGCAAAGCCGTGCAGGCTTCTTGACAAGCACCTTCCCCGTCTTCTCGCAGTACATACAGCCCGCACCCTCGCAATGGTTGCAGACAACCTCCTCGAATTCAATCTCCATACCCTTCATTTACCTCAGATGAGGCATTAACCCTTCGAAAAGAGGACATCCCGCAAGACTATATCAGATCGCCTCCCATCCTCTCGCATGCGCGAACTCGGACGCCAGACCGTCCACCTCCTCTTCGGCATCGGCATCGCCTCAATCCTCCTCATCCCCGTGCCCGGACTTGCGCCGAAAATCTACGCCGCCCTCCTCATCGCCGGACTCATCATCAGCGAAGCGCTCCTCCGCGGACAATACGTCCCCCCCTTCACCGAGATCGTCGGAGCCTTCGAACGCAAAGAGACCTTCCCCGGCAAAGGCGCGGCGTACTTCGTGGCCGGCGCCCTCTTCTCCTCCATCTTCTTCACCCCCGACACCGCCTTCGTCGCCGTCCTCTCCCTCGCCGTCCTCGACTCCGCCGCCACCGTCGTCGGGATCACCTGCGGCCGCCACACCCTCATCAACGGCCGAACCCTCGAAGGCTCGGCCGGAGGCTTCCTGACACTCGCCGCCGTCCTCCTCTTCATCCTCCCGCCGCTCCCCGCCCTCGTCGCCGCGGCCGCCGCCATGCTCGCCGAACTCCTCTCGCCGGTCGACGACAACCTCGTCATCCCCCCCGTCGTCGGGACCGTCCTCACTCTCCTGCCCTGATCCTGAACTCCCTCTCGGGCACCCCGATCTCGAACCGCGCCCCCTCCGCCTCGCGCCCGGTCTCGACGATCGTCATACCCGTGATATCCAGGATCTCCCTCACCAGAAAGAGCCCGTACCCCGTATTTTTCCCGAAACCCGCCTCGAAAATATGAGGCTTGTGCTCGACCGGCACCCCTATCCCGTCGTCCTCGATGATCAGCACCCCCCCCTCGCCGTTCTCCCTGAACGAGACCCTGACCTCCGAAACCCTGTTCCCGTGCCGCACCGAGTTTTCGAGCAGATTAAAGATCGCCTTCTGGAACATCGGATCGGCATAGACCTCCAGCGGCCCGACGGCGACCGTGAGCGCGACCCCATTCAGGGCCAGGTCGTCCGCCGCCCCCCGCACCACCGTTTCCAGATCCTGCCACTCCGGAGCCTTCACCCCCATATGCTCGTAATCCCTCGTAAACGAGATCTGCCGTTTGATCTTCTCGGTCTGTTCCATACACGACTCGACGCGGCCGACGAGCGCCCGGTCGGCCAGGGCCGACTTTCTGATGAGATACAGATACCCCTGGAGCGCCACGATCTGGTTGACGATATCGTGCCTGGTGATCCCGTTGAGGATATTCAGTTTCTTATTCGCCTTCTTCAGTTCCTCCTCATACCTGCGGACCTCGGTGATGTCCTGGTGAACCCCGGTTATCCTGAGCGGCATACCCCCGTCGCTCCTCTGCACCACCTTCCCCTGACTCCGGATCCATGCCCAGTGCTCGTCTTTTCGTCTCATCCTGAACTCTACATGATAATACGGACTATCCCCTTCGAGATGCGTCTGCATGGCCTCATGTACCCGCGGATAATCCTCAGGGTGGATGAGACGCGACCACAGGAGGTCGCTCCTCTCCAGTTCGTCAGGATCATATCCGAGCATCTCCTCATAGATCCGGTTGAAGAGCAGTTCGCCGGTGGAAGGGTTCCAGTCCCACATACCCAGGTCGGCCCCCTTGATGACCAGGTTCATCATCTCCTCCTTCTCCTTCAGCGCCCGCACCGCCTCGTTGCGCTGGCTGACATCCCGGGATATCGCGGAGAACCCCATAATGGATCCGTCTTCATCTCTGATCGGTGAGACCGTAATGGAGGCCTCGATCTCCGTCCCGTCCTTTCTCACCCGCACACTCTCATAATGACCGGTCGTCTCCCCTTTCTCGATCCGTCCGACAATCTCCTTGAACTCGCCCTTCCTCTTCCCAT contains:
- a CDS encoding diacylglycerol/polyprenol kinase family protein, which codes for MRELGRQTVHLLFGIGIASILLIPVPGLAPKIYAALLIAGLIISEALLRGQYVPPFTEIVGAFERKETFPGKGAAYFVAGALFSSIFFTPDTAFVAVLSLAVLDSAATVVGITCGRHTLINGRTLEGSAGGFLTLAAVLLFILPPLPALVAAAAAMLAELLSPVDDNLVIPPVVGTVLTLLP